A genomic window from Streptomyces broussonetiae includes:
- a CDS encoding TetR/AcrR family transcriptional regulator — protein sequence MSAAPVGTREISRHAVRAELARVAFNRFCLTGFNQVTFADLSEAAGVSRSTFLRYFGTKEDVVLFVFDPVGDVITDALDAERADQDDWSMLRNALESAVRFLVRDVQELVTILGLIEQTPALCARLREKQAEWRPEIVARLQKTTSSADGSSVVANVRVAAALEILWIVLGQWSASDGQEDLGNLLDAAFAAFSTPARQQTDAPL from the coding sequence ATGAGCGCAGCGCCAGTCGGTACCCGTGAGATCAGCCGCCACGCGGTGCGAGCAGAGCTGGCCCGCGTCGCGTTCAACCGGTTCTGCCTCACCGGCTTCAACCAGGTCACCTTCGCCGACCTCTCCGAAGCCGCTGGAGTGTCGCGGAGCACCTTCCTGCGCTACTTCGGCACCAAGGAAGACGTGGTCCTGTTCGTTTTCGACCCTGTCGGTGACGTCATCACGGACGCGCTCGATGCCGAGCGGGCCGACCAGGACGACTGGAGCATGCTGCGCAACGCCCTGGAGTCAGCCGTGAGGTTCCTTGTGCGCGACGTCCAGGAACTCGTGACGATCCTCGGTCTCATCGAGCAGACCCCGGCCCTGTGCGCACGCCTCCGCGAGAAGCAGGCTGAATGGCGACCAGAGATCGTCGCCCGACTGCAGAAGACAACCTCCTCGGCCGACGGGTCGTCGGTCGTCGCCAACGTTCGCGTAGCGGCGGCGCTCGAAATCTTGTGGATCGTCCTCGGGCAATGGAGTGCGAGCGACGGCCAAGAGGACCTCGGCAACCTGCTGGACGCTGCGTTCGCCGCCTTCTCGACCCCGGCACGCCAGCAGACGGACGCTCCGTTGTAA
- a CDS encoding enoyl-CoA hydratase/isomerase family protein — protein sequence MSYEDLPALTIDVSDGVATVTIDHPPLNLMDGVLLPSLRAFVARVRDDADIRVIVFESADPEFFVAHGDMAYLTDPDALPAATRAAIAAAPNSTIPEGLNILQAMSEEVRSLPQVTIGKLAGFARGAGNEFFMYLDMRFAAIGKSGQGQPESLMGILPGGGGTVNMTRLAGRARALELILGAELVGAELAERYGLINRALPAAELDSFVDTLARRIAGLRPEVISITKAAVDAVAPPVPHAAYAVENEGLFAAFGDEVTELAHKLLAAGIQTREGERDHERIANSI from the coding sequence ATGAGCTACGAAGACCTTCCCGCCCTGACCATCGACGTCTCGGACGGGGTCGCGACGGTGACAATCGATCACCCGCCGCTCAATCTGATGGACGGGGTCCTCCTGCCGTCACTCCGGGCATTCGTCGCGCGCGTGCGGGACGACGCCGACATCCGCGTCATCGTCTTCGAGAGCGCTGACCCGGAGTTCTTCGTCGCGCACGGTGACATGGCCTACCTCACCGACCCTGACGCGCTGCCTGCAGCCACTCGCGCTGCGATCGCGGCCGCACCGAACTCGACCATTCCCGAGGGCCTGAACATCCTCCAGGCGATGAGCGAGGAGGTCCGCTCGCTGCCGCAGGTCACCATCGGCAAGCTGGCGGGCTTCGCGCGCGGCGCGGGCAACGAGTTCTTCATGTACCTGGACATGCGATTCGCGGCGATCGGCAAGTCGGGGCAGGGGCAGCCGGAGTCCTTGATGGGGATCCTCCCTGGAGGCGGCGGCACGGTGAACATGACGCGCCTGGCAGGAAGGGCCCGCGCGCTGGAGCTCATCCTCGGCGCCGAGCTCGTGGGCGCGGAGCTCGCGGAACGGTATGGCCTGATCAACCGTGCCCTGCCCGCCGCAGAACTCGATTCCTTCGTCGACACCCTCGCCCGACGGATCGCCGGCCTCCGGCCGGAGGTGATCTCCATCACGAAGGCTGCGGTCGACGCGGTCGCGCCTCCGGTCCCTCATGCGGCGTATGCCGTTGAGAACGAGGGCCTGTTCGCGGCGTTCGGCGATGAGGTCACCGAGCTCGCCCACAAGCTGCTCGCCGCTGGTATCCAGACCCGCGAGGGCGAACGGGACCACGAGCGCATCGCCAACAGCATCTGA
- a CDS encoding IS5 family transposase has product MPALPAWLTEPLWDQFAVLLPERPEYHPDHPLGCHRRRISDRIIFDKMLQLLRFGCSYEAIADTTCTATTIRSRRDEWTRLGVFARLKQIALDAYDRIVGLVLDQIAVDGSITKAPGGGEVAGRSPVDRGKQGLKRSGMTDGYGIPLGRVLAGANCHDSPLLAPTLDRLNDLGPLPDEVTVHLDAGYDSNKTRTMLDDRGLRGRIAHKGECRRTLPSGRAGTFERPQLSGHVGLSLDGL; this is encoded by the coding sequence GTGCCTGCGCTTCCGGCATGGCTGACCGAGCCGCTCTGGGACCAATTCGCGGTCCTGCTGCCCGAGCGGCCGGAATACCACCCGGACCATCCACTTGGCTGCCACCGCCGACGTATCAGCGACCGGATCATCTTCGACAAGATGCTGCAACTGCTGCGCTTCGGCTGTTCTTACGAGGCGATCGCCGACACAACCTGCACGGCCACCACGATCCGCAGCCGCCGCGACGAATGGACACGACTGGGCGTCTTCGCCCGACTCAAGCAGATCGCGCTCGACGCCTACGACCGGATTGTCGGTCTCGTCCTCGACCAGATCGCCGTAGACGGCTCCATAACCAAAGCTCCAGGAGGCGGTGAGGTGGCCGGGCGTTCCCCGGTCGACCGCGGCAAACAGGGCCTGAAACGCTCGGGCATGACGGACGGATACGGCATTCCACTGGGTCGTGTTCTGGCCGGCGCCAACTGCCATGACTCCCCGCTGCTCGCCCCGACCCTGGACCGCCTGAACGACCTGGGTCCGTTGCCCGACGAGGTCACCGTCCACCTGGACGCCGGCTACGACTCGAACAAGACCCGCACGATGCTCGACGACCGCGGCCTGCGCGGCCGCATCGCGCACAAAGGCGAGTGTCGGCGTACTCTCCCTTCGGGCCGGGCCGGTACGTTTGAACGTCCCCAGTTGTCAGGCCACGTCGGTCTCTCGCTCGATGGCCTGTAG
- the istA gene encoding IS21 family transposase, which yields MDLRRFRALHEAGMSISAIARETGLNWRTVKKYVEAPPPVVPPKGPPRKGCNPQVIEPFKPVIDAWLRADITLKGTVIHERLVAQYGFTGNYQRVKIYLQQARPQVMAELGIGPDELDGLHRRFEVIPGAQAQVDWGDEGGVLTHVGIKKVYSFHMVLSYSRDPFCCFTTSMDLATFWDCHRRAFAHFGGVPKVIVYDRTKTVVRRHVAPGEAVPLHPEAVAFAGHYNFDIDVLAAYRPTGKGRVERQVTIVRDHVLAGRSFDSVVQMDAAFVDWVPLRRARTHRTHHEVIGLRAERDHAALRPLPSRPYLVTDRHLRHVGKDCLVAFEASLYSVPARRVRPRQLVEVRAGGDSISLHLLAPDLTGATLLAVHPRSHTRGAWVVDDAHWNGLPDGSGRRTTTHVTEPARRSGTATASDSPLQELIKQSPAAQVPVGKRPLSFYDDIAGTGPKPRPRIVSDSKDTA from the coding sequence ATGGATCTGCGCCGGTTTCGCGCCCTGCATGAAGCAGGGATGAGCATCTCCGCCATCGCCCGGGAGACCGGGCTGAACTGGCGGACTGTCAAGAAGTATGTCGAGGCGCCACCGCCGGTGGTGCCGCCGAAAGGGCCGCCCCGCAAGGGCTGCAATCCGCAGGTGATCGAGCCGTTCAAACCGGTCATCGACGCCTGGCTGCGGGCCGACATCACGCTGAAGGGCACGGTGATCCACGAACGGCTCGTCGCCCAGTATGGGTTCACCGGCAACTACCAGCGAGTGAAGATCTATCTGCAGCAGGCTCGGCCGCAGGTGATGGCCGAGCTGGGCATCGGCCCGGACGAACTCGATGGCCTGCACCGCCGGTTCGAGGTGATCCCCGGCGCCCAGGCCCAGGTCGACTGGGGCGACGAGGGCGGCGTCCTCACGCACGTCGGGATCAAGAAGGTGTACTCCTTCCACATGGTCCTGTCCTACTCACGGGACCCGTTTTGCTGCTTCACCACGTCGATGGACCTGGCGACGTTCTGGGACTGCCACCGTCGGGCATTTGCCCACTTCGGAGGGGTCCCCAAGGTGATCGTCTACGACCGGACCAAGACCGTCGTGCGCCGACACGTCGCCCCAGGCGAAGCGGTCCCGCTGCATCCGGAAGCCGTCGCGTTCGCCGGGCACTACAACTTCGACATCGATGTGCTGGCCGCCTATCGGCCCACCGGAAAGGGCCGGGTCGAGCGGCAGGTGACCATCGTCCGTGATCACGTGCTGGCGGGCCGGTCGTTCGACTCGGTGGTGCAGATGGATGCCGCCTTCGTCGACTGGGTGCCGCTGCGGCGGGCCCGAACCCATCGCACGCACCATGAAGTGATCGGTCTGCGGGCCGAACGCGACCATGCCGCCCTGCGACCGCTTCCGTCCCGGCCTTACCTGGTCACCGACCGACACCTGCGGCACGTCGGCAAGGACTGCCTGGTCGCGTTCGAGGCCAGCCTCTACTCGGTGCCCGCCCGTCGCGTCCGCCCCCGACAGCTGGTCGAGGTCCGTGCCGGCGGCGACAGCATCTCCCTGCACCTGCTGGCCCCGGACCTGACAGGGGCGACCCTGCTGGCCGTTCATCCCCGGTCGCACACCCGCGGCGCCTGGGTCGTCGACGACGCCCACTGGAACGGCCTGCCCGACGGATCCGGCCGCCGCACCACCACACACGTCACCGAACCGGCTCGCCGGTCCGGGACGGCGACCGCGTCGGACAGCCCACTCCAAGAACTGATCAAACAGTCACCAGCTGCCCAAGTTCCTGTCGGCAAACGTCCGTTGTCGTTCTACGACGACATCGCCGGCACCGGTCCCAAGCCCCGTCCCCGCATCGTTTCGGACTCGAAGGACACCGCGTGA
- the istB gene encoding IS21-like element helper ATPase IstB: MSELVTARLRSTAAKLGLPHTAASLDHLIQRADAGKMGYLDFLDLALSEELAVRDDRRFHTGLRLSRLPHHKTLEDYDFSFQPELDPRKIRDLATLAFVETRTNVALLGPPGVGKTHIAVGLAVAACRAGFTIYFTSLDDMVRQLKEADRIGRLPARMRQYQRPDVLVVDEVGYLPLDRDEANLVFQLISKRYEKGSIILTSNKTFGEWGQVFGDEVLATAILDRLLHHCEVVSINGNSYRLKNKLFAIDGGDAATA; this comes from the coding sequence GTGAGCGAACTGGTCACCGCCCGACTGCGATCCACCGCCGCCAAGCTCGGCCTGCCCCACACGGCGGCCAGTCTCGACCACCTGATCCAGCGCGCGGACGCCGGCAAGATGGGCTACCTCGACTTCCTCGACCTGGCCCTGTCCGAAGAACTGGCCGTCCGGGACGACCGCCGCTTCCACACCGGCCTGCGGCTGTCCCGGCTGCCGCACCACAAGACGCTTGAGGACTACGACTTCTCGTTCCAGCCGGAACTCGACCCCCGCAAGATCCGCGACCTGGCCACCTTGGCCTTCGTCGAAACCAGGACCAACGTCGCCCTGCTGGGACCGCCCGGGGTCGGAAAGACCCACATCGCGGTGGGGCTGGCCGTCGCGGCTTGCCGGGCCGGGTTCACCATCTACTTCACCAGCCTCGACGACATGGTCCGGCAGCTCAAAGAGGCCGACCGGATCGGCCGGCTGCCCGCCAGGATGCGGCAGTATCAGCGGCCCGACGTTCTCGTGGTCGACGAGGTGGGCTATCTCCCACTCGACCGGGACGAGGCCAACCTCGTCTTCCAGCTGATCTCGAAGCGATACGAGAAGGGCTCGATCATCCTCACCTCGAACAAGACCTTCGGAGAGTGGGGACAGGTGTTCGGAGACGAGGTCCTCGCCACCGCCATCCTCGACCGTCTCCTGCACCACTGCGAGGTCGTCTCCATCAACGGCAACAGCTACCGGCTGAAGAACAAGCTGTTCGCCATCGACGGCGGCGACGCAGCGACCGCCTGA
- the istA gene encoding IS21 family transposase: MIDAMLRAEILIKGAVVHERLVKEYGSTINYQRIKLYLQEARPRIAGELGIEPRELAGMHRRFEVVPGAQAQVDWGDEGKILAHLGIPKVYSFHMVLSYSRDPFCCFTTSQDLQTFFDCHRRAFAHFGGVPMSIVYDRTKTVVRRHVAPGEAVPLHPEAVGFAGHYDFDIDVLAAYRPTGKGRVERQVLIVRDHVLAGRAFSSLEELDAAFMAWVPQRRARTHATHHEVIGHRAARDHAALKPLPPSPYLVAERHLRPVGKDCLVAFGGNLYSVPARKVRPRQLVEIRATKSQVMVHTTVPDAGGETLLSSHPRAVGRGVVVRQDEHWDGLPTGRNRRTTTGDEPPPPRSESSASGRIGPLQALLSRSAATQIEVERRPLSVYDELTGTRPFTTNFPTKESS, translated from the coding sequence TTGATCGACGCGATGCTGCGGGCAGAGATCCTCATCAAGGGCGCCGTGGTGCACGAGCGTCTGGTGAAGGAGTACGGCTCGACGATCAACTATCAGCGGATCAAGCTCTATCTGCAGGAGGCCCGGCCGCGGATCGCGGGTGAACTGGGCATCGAACCGCGGGAGTTGGCGGGTATGCATCGCCGCTTCGAGGTGGTCCCCGGGGCCCAGGCTCAGGTCGACTGGGGCGATGAAGGCAAGATCCTCGCCCACCTGGGCATCCCGAAGGTCTACTCGTTCCATATGGTTTTGTCGTACTCGCGCGACCCGTTCTGCTGCTTCACCACGAGCCAGGACCTGCAGACCTTCTTCGACTGCCACCGGCGGGCATTTGCGCACTTCGGCGGGGTGCCGATGTCGATCGTCTACGACCGGACCAAGACCGTCGTGCGCCGGCACGTCGCCCCGGGCGAGGCGGTGCCGCTGCATCCGGAAGCGGTCGGCTTCGCCGGCCACTACGACTTCGACATCGACGTGCTGGCCGCCTACCGGCCCACCGGGAAGGGCCGGGTCGAACGCCAGGTGTTGATCGTGCGTGATCACGTGCTGGCCGGGCGGGCGTTCTCCTCGCTCGAGGAGCTGGATGCCGCCTTCATGGCGTGGGTGCCGCAGCGACGCGCCCGCACCCACGCCACCCACCACGAGGTCATCGGACACCGGGCCGCCCGGGATCACGCCGCCCTCAAGCCGTTGCCACCCTCGCCCTATCTGGTGGCCGAGCGGCATCTGCGGCCGGTCGGCAAGGACTGCCTGGTCGCGTTCGGCGGAAACCTCTACTCGGTGCCCGCCCGCAAGGTTCGCCCGCGTCAGCTGGTGGAGATCAGAGCGACGAAGTCCCAGGTCATGGTGCACACGACCGTCCCCGATGCCGGCGGCGAGACCCTGCTGTCCAGCCATCCGCGGGCGGTCGGCCGTGGCGTGGTTGTCAGGCAGGACGAGCACTGGGACGGCCTGCCGACCGGCAGGAACCGCCGCACCACGACGGGCGACGAGCCGCCACCACCGCGGAGCGAGTCCTCCGCGTCCGGTCGCATCGGGCCGTTGCAGGCCCTGCTGAGCCGGTCCGCCGCAACCCAGATCGAGGTAGAGAGGCGACCGCTATCGGTCTACGACGAACTGACCGGCACCCGGCCCTTCACCACCAACTTCCCGACGAAGGAGTCGTCTTGA
- a CDS encoding transposase, whose amino-acid sequence MEALETIARQQPEVASATLIHIDRLVDALHDIRRLTRRIKDLDKKVPALLATLGCTLAEICGIGAVTAMELLVEVGDPCRFRTEGQFARWCGAAPLAVSSGEGHGRARRHRLDVGGNRKVNSVLHIVHVTQVRCHEPARAFMSRKIGENMPKRSARRAHKRQLANVIIRHMWRDAEHRPAQPPAYSAA is encoded by the coding sequence TTGGAGGCGCTGGAGACCATCGCCCGGCAACAGCCCGAGGTGGCTTCTGCGACGCTGATACACATCGACCGGCTGGTCGACGCCCTTCACGACATCCGTCGGCTGACGCGGCGGATCAAAGACCTCGACAAGAAGGTTCCCGCTCTGCTGGCCACGTTGGGGTGCACGCTGGCCGAGATCTGCGGCATCGGCGCGGTCACCGCAATGGAGTTGTTGGTCGAGGTCGGAGACCCGTGCCGGTTCCGCACCGAGGGCCAATTCGCCCGCTGGTGCGGTGCCGCCCCGCTGGCGGTCTCGTCCGGCGAGGGCCACGGCCGAGCCCGCCGCCACCGGCTCGACGTCGGTGGCAACCGCAAGGTCAACTCTGTGCTGCACATCGTGCACGTCACCCAGGTCCGCTGCCACGAGCCCGCTCGCGCCTTCATGTCCAGAAAGATCGGCGAGAACATGCCCAAACGGTCCGCGCGCCGAGCTCACAAACGTCAACTCGCCAACGTGATCATCCGACACATGTGGAGAGACGCTGAGCATCGCCCCGCCCAACCGCCCGCATACAGCGCAGCTTGA